DNA from Pseudocitrobacter corydidari:
TCGACAATCGCCATTACGCTTATCGGCTCGATCAGCGTGTTGCTTATCGTCTTCCCCATCGATAGCGTGCATCAATTCTTTGTCGCGACAAAGATGATCCCGGTATTCAGCGGCGTCGCCACCTGCACGCTGGGTATTCTGGCACTCTACGTCACCTTCTTTATGGCGCGCCATCTGGTAAGCCATTATGACGTCGATATCGATGGTTCTCTCTGCGGCATTGCATCCGTGATGACCTTTTTGATTGTCACGCCGCTGGCGGACGCCGAGGGAAATATCGCCTCTATCCCCCTGACCTGGCTCGGCGTACAGGGCGTTTTCTCAGCCATGCTGATAGGCCTCGGCGTCGGGCGGCTGTTCATCTTTGTGGTACAGCGCGGCTGGACGATAAAAATGCCGAAAGGCGTTCCGCCCATGATTAGCCGCGTCTTTCAGGGACTGTTACCGTTCCTGACCGTCGGCCTGGTGGCGCTGCTTATCAACCGTGCCTTTATGGAAACGCCGTGGGGCAGTTTTCACCAGTGCATCTACACGCTAATCCAGCAGCCGCTGAAAGGGCTGGGTGGAAGCCTGCTGGCATTCCTGCTGGTGACGCTTATCATGCAGATCTTCTGGTTTCTGGGCATTCACGGCACTAACGTCGTGTTGCCGCTGGTGACGCCCATCTGGCTGGCAATGGATCTCGAAAATTTGGCCGCATGGCAGAACGGCCAGGAATTGCCTAACGTGCTGGGTCTGGCATTCTTTAATATTGTCACCTGGGGCGGCCTGGCGCTGGGGCTGGTGCTGCTGATGTGTCTGTCGCGGAGCAAACAGTTTAAGCAGGTCGGCCGCCTGGCGCTGACGCCTGCCCTGTTTGGCATTACCGAACCGGTTATCTTCGGTACGCCGCTGGTGATGAACTATCACCTGATGGTGCCGTTTATCACCAATAACGCGATTGCGATAACCCTGTCCTGGGCGCTGATTAAAATGGGCCTGGTCGCCAAAATTGTCGGCGCGCAAACCATTTTCGGCCTGCCGCTGGGCTTCTTTGCCTCCATTGGCGGCGCGACGTCAATCGTTCTGCTGCATCTCTTTTTACAGCTGATTCTCTCCCCGCTTCTGTGGTTCCCATGGTTTAAACTGGCGGAAAAAGAGGCCCTTAAGCGTGAAGCCGAGGAAGCCAACTGATGAGCAGAATCACCACACTGCTGGCGCAGATGACGCTGGAGGAGAAAGTCGGCCAACTGGTGCAGCTTTCCGGCGAGTTTTTTGTCGATGAACCTCAGCTTACCGTGGGCCCAAAAGCGAAGCTCGGCATCAGCCAGCAGCAGGTCCAGTGCGCGGGTTCAGTATTGAACGTGTCTGGCGCGAAAAAGACGCGTCATATTCAGGAACAGCATCTGCAAAACAGCCGCCTGAAAATTCCGCTGCTGTTTATGGCGGATATCGTGTACGGCTATCGTACGGTTTTCCCCATCCCGCTGGCGATGGGCTGTAGCTGGTCGCCCGCGCTGATCGAGCGTTGCTGTCAGGTCGCAGCGCAAGAAGCCGTTAGCGCAGGTAGCCATGTGACTTTTGCGCCCATGGCTGACTTGGTGCGTGATGCCCGCTGGGGGCGTTGTATGGAGTCGACGGGTGAAGATCCGCTGCTTAACAGCCGGATAGTCAGCGCCTGCGTGCGCGGCTTTCAGCATAATCTGGAACACGGCGAGGGGCTGGCAGCCTGCGTGAAGCACTTCGCCGGGTATGGTGCGCCTGTCGCCGGGCGCGATTACAATACCGTTGAGCTGTCGCGGCAGTCGCTTTTCGAGGACTATCTTCCGCCCTATCTCGCTGCCGTACAGGCGGGTTGCAAGCTGGTGATGTCTGCCTTTAATACCATCGACGGCATTCCTGCCACCGCTAACCGCTGGTTGTTACAAACCGTCCTGCGCGATCGCTGGCATTTTGACGGGGTCACCATTGCTGATTATGCCGCGGTGAAGGAACTCATCCCGCACGGCGTCGCCGAAGATGAGCGCCATGCCAGCCAGTTGGCCTTCAACGCCGGGCTGGATATCGACATGAAATCACCCTGCTATGTCAATCATCTGGCCGCGCTGGTTAACCAGGGCGAGATACCAGAAGAGGCGCTGAATCAGGCCGTGATGCGCGTGCTGCAACTAAAAGAAACGCTGGGATTATTTGACGATCCGTTTCGTGGCGCATCGGAAGAAAAAGAGCAGGCGTGGTTTTATCATCCGGATCATCTGGCGCTGGCGCGCGAGACCGCGGCCCGCAGCCTGGTGCTATTAAAAAACGATAATGCCCTGCTTCCGCTGAAACCGGGCACAAAAGTCGCCCTGATTGGCCCCTATGCCGATAACCCGGACATTATTGGTCTTTGGGCGGTCTACGGCGAGACGTCACACAGCGTCACCCTGAAACAAGCGCTGGATGAAGTGCTCGCGCCGGATGAGCTGCTGACCACGCAAGGCTGCGATCTGCTGCTTAATTACGA
Protein-coding regions in this window:
- the bglX gene encoding beta-glucosidase BglX, producing the protein MSRITTLLAQMTLEEKVGQLVQLSGEFFVDEPQLTVGPKAKLGISQQQVQCAGSVLNVSGAKKTRHIQEQHLQNSRLKIPLLFMADIVYGYRTVFPIPLAMGCSWSPALIERCCQVAAQEAVSAGSHVTFAPMADLVRDARWGRCMESTGEDPLLNSRIVSACVRGFQHNLEHGEGLAACVKHFAGYGAPVAGRDYNTVELSRQSLFEDYLPPYLAAVQAGCKLVMSAFNTIDGIPATANRWLLQTVLRDRWHFDGVTIADYAAVKELIPHGVAEDERHASQLAFNAGLDIDMKSPCYVNHLAALVNQGEIPEEALNQAVMRVLQLKETLGLFDDPFRGASEEKEQAWFYHPDHLALARETAARSLVLLKNDNALLPLKPGTKVALIGPYADNPDIIGLWAVYGETSHSVTLKQALDEVLAPDELLTTQGCDLLLNYDFLGEFGATTQVDAQSCMSEEQRQTEQARALQYAREADVVLLAMGEHMMQSGEAASRTDIHLPQHQVEFIQSIARVAKKTVLILFNGRPLVLSDVVEHVDAVIEAWFPGSEGGHAIADVLYGKRNPSGRLSMSFPRANGQVPIYYNALSTGRPADKSDHSPRFISKYLDCPTTPLFPFGFGLSWHRVELSELTLAAQFCAGETLTVGITVRNLTPHAGIETVQLYLQDCVASIARPVMMLKEFQQVMLKADETRRVIFTVNEEMLTFFNAEGEKVLEPGRFNIFVGTSSVEVLKGEFIYRAA
- a CDS encoding PTS sugar transporter subunit IIC; translation: MNKFEKAFQKLDPIIAALGRSPWLQTISVSMVSTIAITLIGSISVLLIVFPIDSVHQFFVATKMIPVFSGVATCTLGILALYVTFFMARHLVSHYDVDIDGSLCGIASVMTFLIVTPLADAEGNIASIPLTWLGVQGVFSAMLIGLGVGRLFIFVVQRGWTIKMPKGVPPMISRVFQGLLPFLTVGLVALLINRAFMETPWGSFHQCIYTLIQQPLKGLGGSLLAFLLVTLIMQIFWFLGIHGTNVVLPLVTPIWLAMDLENLAAWQNGQELPNVLGLAFFNIVTWGGLALGLVLLMCLSRSKQFKQVGRLALTPALFGITEPVIFGTPLVMNYHLMVPFITNNAIAITLSWALIKMGLVAKIVGAQTIFGLPLGFFASIGGATSIVLLHLFLQLILSPLLWFPWFKLAEKEALKREAEEAN